In Rhodococcus rhodochrous, a single genomic region encodes these proteins:
- a CDS encoding DUF503 domain-containing protein, translating to MYLGALELDLLLGDVHSLKQKRSAIRPVIAELRRFGVSAAETGEHDLYRRAQVGVAVVAPDLAHVGEILDKCERLVAQRPELDLLSVRRRLYGPED from the coding sequence ATGTATCTGGGAGCGCTCGAACTCGACCTGCTGCTCGGCGACGTGCATTCGCTCAAACAGAAGAGATCGGCGATCCGTCCGGTGATCGCGGAACTGCGCCGGTTCGGGGTGTCCGCCGCCGAAACCGGGGAACACGATCTGTACCGCCGGGCGCAGGTGGGTGTGGCGGTCGTCGCCCCCGATCTCGCGCACGTCGGAGAGATACTGGACAAGTGTGAGCGGCTGGTCGCCCAGCGGCCCGAACTCGACCTGCTGTCGGTCAGACGCAGGCTGTACGGGCCCGAGGACTGA
- the rbfA gene encoding 30S ribosome-binding factor RbfA — protein sequence MADPARARRLAKRIATIVATAIDLEIKDPRLEFVTITDAKVTADLHDATVYYTVRGADLNTEPDHEAAAAGLEKAKGVLRSKVGAGTGVRFTPTLTFVTDTVPDTARHMEELLARARAADDEVARAREGAVPAGDADPYKEPRERDAGDDDE from the coding sequence ATGGCCGATCCAGCACGGGCTCGCCGACTCGCGAAGCGCATCGCCACCATCGTGGCGACCGCCATCGACCTCGAGATCAAGGATCCGCGGCTCGAGTTCGTGACGATCACCGACGCGAAGGTCACCGCGGATCTGCACGACGCCACCGTCTACTACACGGTCCGCGGCGCGGATCTGAACACCGAACCCGATCACGAAGCCGCTGCTGCCGGCCTCGAGAAGGCCAAGGGCGTGCTCCGCTCGAAGGTCGGCGCCGGCACCGGTGTGCGGTTCACCCCGACGCTGACGTTCGTCACCGACACCGTGCCCGACACGGCGCGGCACATGGAGGAACTCCTCGCACGCGCTCGCGCGGCCGACGACGAAGTCGCACGCGCCCGTGAGGGTGCCGTTCCGGCCGGCGACGCCGATCCCTACAAGGAACCCCGTGAGCGCGACGCCGGTGACGACGACGAATAA
- a CDS encoding DHH family phosphoesterase: MPDPTPPVVPSHRDDAALASAPAGSVDLPGAAALLDAAATVTVLCHINPDADTLGSGLALGLALERRGVAVQVAFGSPANMPDSMRSLPGTHLVTPVSEVRREADLVVTVDCGTAGRLGVLRDRLKTAPNVLVIDHHLSNTRFGTHNLIDPESEATAMVLADLFDVWGVEIDAALAHCLYAGLVTDTGSFRWGRPQAHGLAERLLATGIDGTSITRALLDTHPFGWLPMLSSVLATATLERDAAQGRGLVYAFVRRADSAHLGPEEVESVIDIVRTTAEAEVAAVFKEVAAEEWTVSLRAKTSVDVSAVATALGGGGHRLAAGYTAHGDADRIVAALRGVLG, translated from the coding sequence GTGCCCGACCCGACCCCTCCGGTCGTCCCGTCGCACCGGGACGACGCCGCTCTCGCGTCCGCCCCGGCAGGATCCGTCGACCTGCCGGGTGCCGCCGCACTGCTCGACGCGGCGGCCACCGTGACGGTGCTGTGCCACATCAATCCCGACGCCGACACCCTCGGCAGCGGGCTGGCACTCGGCCTCGCGCTCGAGCGGCGCGGTGTCGCCGTACAGGTGGCGTTCGGTTCGCCCGCGAACATGCCGGACTCGATGCGGTCGCTGCCGGGCACACACCTGGTCACGCCGGTCTCGGAGGTGCGCCGCGAGGCCGATCTCGTGGTGACCGTCGACTGCGGTACCGCAGGTCGCCTCGGTGTCCTGCGCGACCGTTTGAAGACCGCGCCGAACGTCCTGGTGATCGACCACCACCTGTCCAACACGCGGTTCGGTACCCACAACCTCATCGACCCGGAGTCCGAGGCCACCGCGATGGTGCTCGCCGACCTCTTCGACGTGTGGGGCGTCGAGATCGATGCCGCACTCGCGCACTGCCTGTACGCGGGACTGGTGACCGACACCGGATCGTTCCGGTGGGGTCGCCCGCAGGCCCACGGCCTCGCCGAACGCCTGCTCGCCACCGGGATCGACGGCACGTCGATCACACGTGCCCTGCTCGACACCCACCCCTTCGGATGGCTGCCGATGCTGTCGTCGGTGCTGGCCACCGCCACGCTCGAACGCGACGCCGCGCAGGGCAGGGGACTGGTCTACGCCTTCGTCCGGCGCGCCGACTCCGCGCATCTCGGGCCGGAGGAGGTCGAGAGCGTCATCGACATCGTGCGCACGACCGCCGAGGCCGAGGTCGCCGCCGTGTTCAAGGAGGTCGCTGCCGAGGAGTGGACCGTCTCGCTGCGCGCGAAGACCTCGGTGGACGTGTCCGCCGTCGCCACCGCACTCGGCGGCGGAGGACACCGCCTGGCGGCGGGATACACCGCCCACGGCGACGCCGATCGGATCGTCGCCGCCCTGCGCGGCGTGCTCGGTTGA
- a CDS encoding MATE family efflux transporter — translation MLGLALPALGVLAAEPLYLLFDIAVVGRLGALPLAGLAIGGLILAQVSTQLTFLSYGTTSRAARLHGADRHDDAVGEGVQATWLAMIVGLTILLVGQALAGPVARLLAGDAEIADAAVSWLRVALFGAPLILVGLAGNGWMRGVQDTIRPLRFVIAGLALSAVLCPVLVHGLLGAPRWELVGSAVANVIGQSVTAVLFVVALLRAGVPLRPRPAVIGAQLRLGRDLIARSLAFQACFLSAAAVASRFGAAAVAGHQVVLQLWNFVTLTLDSLAIAAQALVGAALGAADRRGATRLAWRLSAWSAVFAVVLAVVFVAGKDVIPGLFTTDTEVLDQIGVAWWFFAAIMPLAGIVFALDGVLLGAGDAAFLRTATLASALFGFLPLIWLSLAYDWGLAGIWTGLTVFIVFRMIAVVWRTLSGRWAVTGADRQVRVQDESGG, via the coding sequence ATCCTCGGGCTCGCTCTCCCCGCTCTCGGGGTGCTCGCGGCCGAACCGCTCTACCTGTTGTTCGACATCGCCGTCGTCGGCCGGCTCGGGGCGCTGCCCCTCGCCGGTCTCGCGATCGGCGGGTTGATCCTCGCGCAGGTGAGCACCCAGCTCACCTTCCTGTCGTACGGGACCACCTCACGCGCGGCGCGTCTCCACGGCGCGGACCGGCACGACGACGCCGTCGGTGAGGGCGTGCAGGCGACCTGGCTCGCGATGATCGTCGGACTGACGATCCTCCTGGTCGGCCAGGCGCTGGCCGGGCCGGTCGCTCGGCTGCTCGCCGGTGACGCCGAGATCGCCGACGCCGCCGTCTCGTGGCTGCGTGTCGCGCTGTTCGGGGCACCCCTGATCCTCGTCGGTTTGGCCGGGAACGGCTGGATGCGCGGCGTCCAGGACACGATCCGGCCGCTGCGATTCGTCATCGCCGGCCTCGCCCTGTCGGCGGTGCTGTGCCCGGTACTGGTCCACGGACTGCTGGGCGCTCCCCGGTGGGAGCTCGTCGGTTCCGCCGTCGCCAACGTGATCGGGCAGTCCGTGACGGCCGTCCTGTTCGTCGTGGCACTGCTGCGGGCCGGGGTTCCGCTGCGACCACGACCCGCCGTGATCGGAGCCCAGTTGCGGCTCGGACGCGACCTGATCGCCCGCAGCCTCGCGTTCCAGGCGTGCTTCCTGTCCGCGGCGGCGGTCGCGTCGCGCTTCGGTGCGGCCGCGGTCGCCGGTCATCAGGTCGTGCTCCAACTGTGGAACTTCGTGACCCTGACCCTGGACTCGCTGGCGATCGCCGCGCAGGCCCTCGTCGGCGCCGCGCTCGGTGCGGCCGACCGTCGGGGTGCGACGCGCCTGGCGTGGCGGTTGTCGGCCTGGTCGGCGGTCTTCGCCGTCGTCCTTGCAGTGGTCTTCGTGGCGGGGAAGGACGTGATCCCCGGTCTGTTCACCACCGACACCGAGGTACTCGACCAGATCGGCGTCGCGTGGTGGTTCTTCGCCGCGATCATGCCGCTCGCGGGAATCGTCTTCGCACTCGACGGTGTTCTCCTCGGTGCGGGGGACGCCGCTTTCCTGCGCACCGCGACGCTGGCCTCGGCGTTGTTCGGCTTCCTGCCGTTGATCTGGTTGTCGCTCGCGTACGACTGGGGTCTGGCGGGTATCTGGACGGGGCTTACGGTGTTCATCGTGTTCCGGATGATCGCCGTCGTATGGCGCACGCTCTCGGGACGATGGGCGGTGACGGGCGCGGACCGGCAGGTGCGTGTCCAGGACGAGTCTGGAGGTTAG
- a CDS encoding metallophosphoesterase family protein, with protein sequence MAAKLWAISDIHVGHRGNRPVTEDLYPESPDDWLIVAGDVSEKTDDIRWALSLLRSRFAKVIWVPGNHELWTTAKDPVQMFGVARYDYLVTMCRELDVLTPEDPYPIWEGEDGPVVLVPMFLLYDYSFLPEGTTTKADGLTLARERNVVATDEFLLKPDPYITRDTWCRVRVEQTRARLDALDPTLPTVLINHFPLVREPTRMLFYPEFALWCGTTETADWHLRYRALCSVYGHLHIPRTTYYDGVRFEEVSVGYPREWQRRGMPEKPLRQILPVPEYPPGSLNKWGGHFTVTPEMEAEAEKMRAQREKELR encoded by the coding sequence GTGGCAGCGAAGCTGTGGGCGATCAGCGACATCCATGTGGGCCATCGGGGCAACCGGCCGGTCACCGAGGATCTGTATCCGGAGTCGCCCGACGACTGGTTGATCGTCGCGGGCGATGTGTCGGAGAAGACCGACGACATCCGGTGGGCGCTGTCGCTGCTCCGCAGCCGGTTCGCGAAGGTGATCTGGGTGCCCGGCAACCACGAACTGTGGACGACCGCCAAGGACCCGGTGCAGATGTTCGGCGTCGCGCGCTACGACTATCTCGTCACGATGTGCCGCGAACTCGACGTGCTCACCCCCGAGGATCCCTATCCGATCTGGGAGGGCGAGGACGGGCCCGTGGTGCTCGTGCCGATGTTCCTGCTCTACGACTACTCGTTCCTGCCGGAGGGCACCACGACGAAGGCGGACGGGCTCACGCTCGCGCGCGAACGCAACGTCGTCGCGACCGACGAGTTCCTGCTGAAGCCGGATCCGTACATCACGCGCGACACCTGGTGCCGGGTACGCGTGGAGCAGACCCGCGCCCGTCTCGACGCGCTCGACCCCACCCTGCCCACCGTGCTGATCAACCACTTCCCGCTGGTGCGCGAACCCACGCGGATGCTGTTCTACCCCGAGTTCGCCCTGTGGTGCGGTACCACCGAGACGGCCGACTGGCACCTGCGCTACCGGGCGCTGTGCAGCGTGTACGGCCACCTGCACATCCCGCGGACCACCTACTACGACGGGGTGCGCTTCGAGGAGGTCTCGGTCGGCTACCCGCGCGAATGGCAGCGACGCGGCATGCCGGAGAAGCCCCTGCGGCAGATCCTCCCCGTCCCGGAGTATCCGCCGGGCAGCCTGAACAAGTGGGGCGGTCATTTCACCGTGACCCCCGAGATGGAAGCCGAGGCCGAGAAGATGCGGGCTCAACGAGAGAAGGAGTTGCGGTGA
- the npt gene encoding 4'-phosphopantetheinyl transferase Npt: MIGRIVPDGVAAAELFEDPPGLRPHPQEEPLVARAVEKRRREFAGARHCARQAMRTLGVDPAPVLRGEKGDPIWPRGVVGSLTHCDGYRGAVLGYSLQIRSLGIDAEPHDVLPDGVLPAVSLEPEREWLASAGDDLHWDRLLFCAKEATYKAWFPLTKRWLGFEDAHITFERDTTSDAVTGTFHSRLLVPGDTLDGQQLTGFDGRWLVADGLVLTAITVR; encoded by the coding sequence CTGATCGGGCGTATCGTGCCGGACGGCGTCGCTGCAGCCGAGTTGTTCGAGGACCCACCGGGACTGCGGCCGCATCCCCAGGAGGAACCGCTCGTGGCGCGGGCCGTGGAGAAGCGGCGCCGCGAGTTCGCCGGTGCCCGTCACTGCGCCCGGCAGGCCATGCGCACCCTCGGCGTCGACCCCGCACCGGTGCTGCGCGGGGAGAAGGGCGATCCGATCTGGCCGCGCGGCGTCGTCGGCAGCCTCACCCACTGCGACGGCTATCGCGGTGCCGTGCTGGGCTATTCGCTGCAGATCCGTTCGCTCGGCATCGACGCCGAACCGCACGACGTGCTCCCCGACGGAGTGCTGCCCGCGGTGAGCCTCGAACCCGAGCGCGAGTGGCTCGCCTCGGCCGGCGACGACCTGCACTGGGACCGGCTGTTGTTCTGCGCCAAGGAGGCCACCTACAAGGCGTGGTTCCCGCTGACGAAGAGGTGGCTGGGCTTCGAGGACGCCCACATCACGTTCGAGCGCGACACCACCTCGGACGCGGTCACCGGCACCTTCCATTCGCGACTGCTCGTCCCCGGCGACACCCTCGACGGGCAGCAGCTGACAGGATTCGACGGACGGTGGCTCGTCGCCGACGGTCTCGTCCTCACCGCGATCACGGTGCGCTGA
- the truB gene encoding tRNA pseudouridine(55) synthase TruB has product MNDTAPSQEHPALARAGLLVVDKPAGMTSHDVVARCRRLLGTRKVGHAGTLDPMATGVLVLGVERATKLLGLLALTTKSYTATIRLGQSTVTDDAEGETVATTDATHVTDEQIGEGVAALTGDIQQVPASVSAIKIDGKRAYARMREGEEVELKARPVTVSRFDVLARRDVPEGGFVDLDVDVDCSSGTYIRALARDLGAALGVGGHLTALRRTKVGPFGLEHARTLEQLADDPTPSLDIDAAVRTAFECRTISDEEAGQLANGRWLEPVGLRGVYAAVDSRGRAAALLQEKGSRASAVFVVRPSNM; this is encoded by the coding sequence ATGAACGACACCGCACCCTCGCAGGAACATCCGGCCCTCGCCCGCGCAGGCCTGCTCGTCGTCGACAAGCCCGCCGGCATGACGAGCCACGACGTGGTGGCGCGCTGCCGCCGACTGCTCGGCACCCGCAAGGTCGGGCACGCGGGCACCCTCGACCCCATGGCAACGGGTGTACTCGTCCTCGGCGTCGAGCGCGCCACGAAGCTGCTCGGGCTGCTCGCACTGACGACCAAGTCGTACACCGCGACGATCCGTCTCGGGCAGAGCACCGTCACGGACGACGCGGAGGGCGAGACCGTCGCGACCACCGATGCGACGCACGTGACAGACGAACAGATCGGCGAGGGCGTGGCCGCGCTGACCGGCGACATCCAGCAGGTGCCCGCCAGTGTCAGTGCCATCAAGATCGACGGCAAGCGCGCCTACGCCCGCATGCGTGAGGGGGAGGAGGTCGAGCTGAAGGCCCGGCCGGTCACGGTCTCGCGGTTCGACGTCCTCGCCCGCCGCGATGTGCCCGAAGGCGGCTTCGTGGATCTCGATGTCGACGTGGACTGCTCGTCCGGCACCTACATCCGGGCGCTCGCGCGCGATCTCGGCGCGGCTCTCGGAGTGGGTGGCCACCTCACGGCGCTGCGTCGCACGAAGGTCGGCCCGTTCGGTCTCGAACACGCCCGCACGCTCGAACAGCTCGCCGACGACCCCACGCCGAGCCTCGACATCGATGCGGCGGTGCGTACCGCCTTCGAGTGCCGCACCATCAGCGACGAGGAGGCGGGGCAGCTCGCGAACGGCCGCTGGCTCGAGCCCGTCGGTCTGCGCGGTGTCTACGCGGCCGTGGATTCCCGCGGACGGGCCGCTGCTCTGCTGCAGGAGAAGGGCAGTCGCGCGTCGGCCGTGTTCGTGGTGCGGCCCTCCAACATGTGA
- a CDS encoding metal-dependent transcriptional regulator yields the protein MPESNETTATEMLSSVAQDYLKIMWTVQEWSGEKISTKLLAEKLGVSASTVSEAVRRLADQGLVDHERYGAISLTDEGRQAAVAMVRRHRLIETFLVRELGYGWDEVHDEAEILEHAVSERMVAAIDAKLGHPERDPHGDPIPSPDGTIPSPPARALSEFNDGDHGRVARISDSDPAMLRYFDEVGIALDTDITVLERRDFAGTISVRLGRTEGRTLDLGHPAAEAIWLV from the coding sequence GTGCCTGAGAGTAACGAGACCACCGCGACCGAGATGCTGTCCTCGGTCGCACAGGACTATCTCAAGATCATGTGGACGGTCCAGGAGTGGTCCGGGGAGAAGATCTCCACCAAGCTGCTCGCCGAGAAGCTGGGTGTGTCGGCGTCCACCGTGTCCGAAGCGGTGCGCCGCCTCGCCGACCAGGGTCTCGTCGACCACGAACGCTACGGCGCGATCTCCCTCACCGACGAGGGCCGGCAGGCCGCGGTGGCGATGGTCCGCCGCCACCGCCTCATCGAGACCTTCCTGGTCCGCGAACTCGGCTACGGGTGGGACGAGGTGCACGACGAGGCCGAGATCCTCGAGCACGCCGTCTCCGAACGGATGGTCGCGGCGATCGACGCCAAACTCGGTCATCCCGAACGCGACCCGCACGGCGACCCCATCCCATCGCCCGACGGGACGATCCCGTCACCGCCGGCCCGTGCCCTGAGCGAGTTCAACGACGGCGACCACGGCCGGGTGGCCCGCATCTCCGACTCCGACCCCGCGATGCTGCGCTACTTCGACGAGGTGGGGATCGCGCTCGACACCGACATCACCGTGCTCGAACGTCGCGACTTCGCCGGGACCATCTCGGTCCGGCTGGGCCGGACCGAGGGCCGCACGCTCGATCTCGGTCACCCGGCGGCGGAAGCGATCTGGCTGGTCTGA
- a CDS encoding metal ABC transporter permease, which translates to MIDTLIEPLQYGFMQRALLVAVAATIVCALLSCWLVLIGWSLMGDAVSHAVLPGVVLAYLLGVPFALGALVFAGIAVALIWLVRGTSRVKEDATIGIVFTTLFALGVVLISKNPSQIDLHHVLFGNLLGLASGDVWQVSILAAVVLAVLVAKRRDLTLFAFDRVQAHTLGLSPAALSALLLSLLAVTIVSALQAVGVILVVAMLIIPGATAYLLTDRMARMLVIAPVLAVIASVIGVYTSYYTDAATGGVVVLAQAVVFTLAYLFAPRQGVVTRLVTRRRAPECETAGEPTESVIPG; encoded by the coding sequence ATGATCGACACGTTGATCGAACCCCTGCAGTACGGCTTCATGCAGCGCGCGCTGCTCGTCGCGGTCGCTGCGACGATCGTGTGCGCGCTGCTCAGTTGCTGGCTCGTGCTCATCGGCTGGTCGCTGATGGGCGACGCGGTCTCGCACGCCGTGCTGCCCGGTGTCGTCCTCGCCTATCTGCTGGGGGTGCCGTTCGCGCTCGGAGCCCTCGTCTTCGCCGGCATCGCCGTCGCGTTGATCTGGCTCGTCCGCGGCACGAGCCGCGTCAAGGAGGACGCGACCATCGGTATCGTCTTCACGACGCTGTTCGCCCTGGGCGTGGTGCTGATCTCGAAGAACCCGAGCCAGATCGACCTGCACCACGTGCTGTTCGGGAACCTGCTCGGCCTCGCCTCGGGCGACGTCTGGCAGGTGTCGATCCTGGCGGCCGTGGTGCTGGCCGTCCTCGTCGCGAAACGCCGCGATCTGACACTGTTCGCCTTCGACCGCGTCCAGGCGCACACGCTCGGCCTGTCCCCCGCCGCACTGTCGGCGCTGTTGCTGTCGCTGCTCGCGGTGACGATCGTCAGCGCACTGCAGGCGGTCGGCGTGATCCTGGTCGTCGCGATGCTCATCATCCCGGGCGCGACGGCCTACCTGCTCACCGACCGGATGGCCCGGATGCTCGTCATCGCACCGGTACTCGCGGTGATCGCGTCGGTGATCGGTGTGTACACGAGTTACTACACCGATGCCGCGACCGGCGGCGTGGTGGTGCTCGCCCAGGCCGTGGTCTTCACCCTCGCGTACCTGTTCGCGCCGCGACAGGGCGTCGTCACCCGGCTCGTGACGCGTCGCCGCGCCCCGGAGTGCGAAACGGCCGGTGAGCCGACGGAGAGCGTGATTCCCGGGTGA
- a CDS encoding metal ABC transporter ATP-binding protein, which yields MTSTLDTPALFVDDVTVRYDTVLALQNVTLKLAPGRVCGLVGTNGSGKSTLFKTIMGLVRPTSGRVTIGGTTTAVARRRTQVAYVPQSEAVDWNFPIGVRDVVMTGRYGHQGFLRRPRPADHDAVDAALERVGMTALSGRQIGQLSGGQRKRVFVARAIAQGSPLLLLDEPFAGVDTTTEHALTAVIRELAASGHAILVATHDLAGLAQLCDEALLLQRRVLVHGSPEEVLLPENLARAFGAPPPVNGGRTEDLAQETYAQEAGR from the coding sequence ATGACTTCGACACTCGACACACCCGCACTGTTCGTCGACGACGTGACGGTGCGCTACGACACCGTCCTGGCCCTGCAGAACGTCACCCTGAAGCTCGCACCCGGCCGCGTCTGCGGACTCGTGGGAACGAACGGCTCGGGCAAGTCGACGCTGTTCAAGACGATCATGGGCCTCGTGCGTCCCACCTCGGGTCGCGTCACCATCGGCGGGACGACCACCGCCGTGGCGCGGCGCCGCACGCAGGTCGCCTACGTGCCGCAGTCCGAGGCCGTCGACTGGAACTTCCCGATCGGCGTGCGCGACGTCGTCATGACGGGACGCTACGGCCACCAGGGCTTCCTGCGCCGACCGCGCCCCGCCGACCACGACGCCGTCGACGCCGCACTCGAGCGCGTCGGCATGACCGCACTCTCCGGCCGGCAGATCGGGCAGCTCTCGGGCGGCCAGCGCAAGCGTGTCTTCGTGGCACGGGCGATCGCGCAGGGTTCGCCGTTGCTGCTGCTCGACGAGCCGTTCGCGGGGGTCGACACCACCACCGAGCACGCGTTGACCGCCGTCATCCGCGAACTGGCGGCGAGCGGTCACGCGATCCTCGTCGCCACCCACGATCTCGCGGGTCTGGCGCAACTCTGCGACGAGGCGTTGCTGCTGCAGCGGCGCGTGCTCGTGCACGGTTCCCCCGAGGAGGTCCTGCTCCCGGAGAACCTCGCCCGTGCCTTCGGCGCTCCCCCACCGGTCAACGGTGGACGGACCGAGGACCTCGCACAGGAGACGTACGCACAGGAGGCCGGACGATGA
- a CDS encoding metal ABC transporter substrate-binding protein, with protein MIAALAATACAAALAACSTTGSADDRPLVLTTFTVLADMARNVGGDHVRVESITKPGAEVHGYEPTPGDLRFATEADLVLDNGLGLERWFEQFVADVDAEHVVVSDGVDPLPIGEGAMTGPYNPHAWMSPLAARVYVDNITAALADLAPEHADDFAARAEAYKAELDALHTELVTALDGIPANRRALVTCEGAFSYLARDAGLQEAYLWPVNSDQQGTPQQIARTVDFVRTNEVPAVFCESTVSDKAQRQVAADTGTEFGGILYVDSLSEADGPVPTYLDLLRHDIDVITTGLRP; from the coding sequence ATGATCGCCGCCCTCGCGGCCACGGCCTGCGCCGCCGCCCTCGCGGCGTGTTCGACCACCGGTTCCGCCGACGATCGGCCCCTGGTCCTGACCACCTTCACCGTTCTCGCCGACATGGCACGCAACGTCGGCGGCGATCACGTGCGGGTCGAGTCCATCACCAAGCCCGGCGCCGAGGTCCACGGCTACGAGCCCACCCCGGGCGACCTGCGGTTCGCGACCGAGGCCGACCTCGTCCTCGACAACGGACTCGGTCTCGAACGGTGGTTCGAACAGTTCGTCGCCGACGTCGACGCCGAGCACGTGGTCGTGAGCGACGGTGTGGACCCACTGCCGATCGGTGAGGGCGCGATGACGGGCCCCTACAACCCCCACGCCTGGATGTCCCCACTCGCCGCCCGCGTCTACGTCGACAACATCACCGCGGCACTGGCCGACCTCGCCCCCGAGCACGCGGACGACTTCGCGGCCCGCGCCGAGGCGTACAAGGCCGAACTCGACGCTCTCCACACCGAACTCGTCACCGCCCTCGACGGCATCCCTGCCAACCGGCGCGCACTCGTCACCTGTGAAGGCGCGTTCAGCTATCTCGCTCGGGATGCCGGGCTGCAGGAGGCCTATCTGTGGCCGGTGAACTCCGACCAGCAGGGCACCCCCCAGCAGATCGCCCGGACCGTCGACTTCGTGCGCACCAACGAGGTGCCGGCGGTGTTCTGCGAATCGACCGTCTCGGACAAGGCGCAACGGCAGGTCGCGGCCGATACCGGAACGGAATTCGGCGGAATCCTCTACGTCGACTCGCTCTCCGAGGCGGACGGCCCCGTCCCCACCTACCTCGATCTGCTCCGACACGACATCGACGTCATCACGACGGGACTGAGGCCATGA
- a CDS encoding bifunctional riboflavin kinase/FAD synthetase, whose amino-acid sequence MQRWRGLDEIPADWGRCVLTIGVFDGVHRGHQQLIARAVEAARARGVAAVLMTFDPHPMEVVRPGSHPAQLTTLARRAELAEELGIDVFCVMPFTPEFMKLSPERYAHEILVERLHVAEVVVGENFTFGKKAAGTVDMLRSIGERFGFAVQGLTLVAEHAVTFSSTYIRSCVDAGDVVAAADALGRPHRVEGVVVHGDGRGRGLGFPTANVAPPIYAAIPADGVYAAWFTVLDSGSPVEGLTAGQRYLAAVSVGTNPTFSGRKRTVEAFVLDEKADLYGQHVAVDFVERLRGMEKFDSVEALISAMHRDADRAREVLTKTPQ is encoded by the coding sequence GTGCAGAGATGGCGAGGTCTGGACGAAATTCCTGCGGACTGGGGTCGGTGTGTACTCACGATCGGCGTGTTCGACGGTGTACACCGCGGCCATCAGCAGCTCATAGCGCGTGCCGTCGAGGCCGCGCGGGCACGCGGTGTGGCCGCCGTGCTCATGACCTTCGATCCCCACCCCATGGAAGTGGTCCGTCCGGGCAGCCACCCGGCGCAGCTGACCACCCTCGCGCGACGCGCCGAGCTCGCCGAGGAACTCGGTATCGACGTCTTCTGCGTCATGCCGTTCACCCCGGAATTCATGAAGCTCTCACCGGAGCGGTACGCCCACGAGATCCTCGTCGAGCGACTGCACGTGGCCGAGGTGGTCGTGGGGGAGAACTTCACCTTCGGGAAGAAGGCGGCCGGCACCGTCGACATGTTGCGCTCGATCGGTGAGCGCTTCGGGTTCGCGGTGCAGGGGCTCACGCTGGTCGCCGAGCACGCCGTGACGTTCTCGTCGACCTACATCCGTTCGTGCGTCGACGCCGGGGACGTCGTCGCTGCCGCGGACGCACTCGGGCGCCCGCACCGGGTCGAGGGCGTGGTCGTGCACGGCGACGGCCGCGGTCGCGGACTCGGATTCCCGACCGCCAACGTCGCACCGCCGATCTACGCGGCGATCCCCGCCGACGGCGTGTACGCGGCCTGGTTCACGGTGCTCGACTCCGGTTCGCCCGTCGAGGGACTCACGGCCGGTCAGCGTTACCTTGCGGCCGTGTCGGTGGGCACCAATCCGACCTTCTCCGGACGCAAGCGCACGGTCGAGGCGTTCGTCCTCGACGAGAAGGCCGATCTCTACGGCCAGCACGTGGCGGTCGACTTCGTCGAGCGGCTGCGGGGCATGGAGAAGTTCGATTCGGTCGAGGCGCTCATCTCCGCGATGCACCGCGACGCCGACCGAGCGCGAGAGGTTCTCACGAAGACTCCCCAGTGA